The genomic segment TGAGCCGACCGCCGGACGGTATCTTCTTGATGGCATTGACGTCAGTCAAATGGGCCGCGATGCGCTCGCGGAAATTCGCAATGAAAAAATCGGTTTTGTTTTTCAGGGTTTCAATCTTCTTTCCCGCACGTCCGCACTGGAAAATGTTGAAGTGCCTCTGCTCTACAGCAAAAACATCCCGAAAAACCGCAAAGATAAAGCCAGGGAAGCGCTTAAACTCCTGGGACTGGAAGAACGGCAGCATCACCATCCGAATCAACTCTCCGGCGGACAACAGCAGCGAGTGGCCATCGCACGCGCTCTGGTCAATAACGCGCCTCTTTTACTGGCCGATGAGCCTACAGGCAATCTGGATACTAAAACCAGTATTGAAATCATGGAACTGTTCGTCCGGCTCAATCAAGAAAAAAAAATTACCATTGTTCTGGTTACGCATGAACCGGACATCTCTGCTTTCAGTAAGCGAATCGTTCGATTTCTTGATGGGAAGATTGTCAGCGATAAGGAAAACAAGCCATGATCAATATTCCCTCCACCGTCAAAATATCGCTGCGAGCCCTGCGCGTCAACAAGATGCGCTCAGCGTTAACCATGCTGGGCATCATTATCGGTGTTGCCGCCGTCATCACGATGCTGGCGGTCGGTAAAGGAGCCAGTAA from the Deltaproteobacteria bacterium HGW-Deltaproteobacteria-6 genome contains:
- a CDS encoding macrolide ABC transporter ATP-binding protein; translation: MALIETEQLEKKYDVGDSIVHALDKVSLQISAGEFVSVMGPSGSGKSTFMNVIGCLDEPTAGRYLLDGIDVSQMGRDALAEIRNEKIGFVFQGFNLLSRTSALENVEVPLLYSKNIPKNRKDKAREALKLLGLEERQHHHPNQLSGGQQQRVAIARALVNNAPLLLADEPTGNLDTKTSIEIMELFVRLNQEKKITIVLVTHEPDISAFSKRIVRFLDGKIVSDKENKP